Proteins from a single region of Starkeya sp. ORNL1:
- a CDS encoding sulfite exporter TauE/SafE family protein — protein MSFDLALFWAAATALIGGVTRGFSGFGGALIFVPLVSAAYGPEVAVPVLLIIDSVLTAPITIRAFRECNWRQVAPLAASAIVAVPFGVYLLNHVDPVLLRWALAILAFSLLALLMSGWRHSGRPTLPATIGVGLVAGVFGGAAQMSGPAVVAYWLGGGHSAAQVRANLFGFFALATLASGTAYAWTGLFTLEVGRLSLILGPLYAIGLFAGAWAFRGASDAHYRKAAYTVIALAALASLPLFDGLLRP, from the coding sequence ATGTCCTTCGATCTGGCCCTGTTCTGGGCCGCAGCCACCGCGCTCATCGGCGGCGTGACCCGTGGCTTTTCCGGCTTTGGCGGCGCGCTGATCTTCGTGCCGCTGGTGAGCGCGGCCTACGGGCCGGAGGTCGCCGTCCCGGTGCTGCTGATCATCGACAGCGTGCTGACTGCGCCGATCACCATCCGAGCGTTTCGCGAATGCAACTGGCGCCAGGTCGCCCCGCTTGCCGCGAGTGCGATCGTCGCCGTGCCGTTCGGCGTTTATCTGCTCAACCATGTCGATCCGGTGCTGCTGCGCTGGGCGCTGGCGATCCTCGCCTTCAGCCTGCTGGCGCTGTTGATGTCCGGCTGGCGGCATTCCGGGCGGCCGACCCTCCCCGCCACCATCGGCGTCGGGCTGGTGGCCGGCGTCTTCGGCGGCGCGGCGCAGATGTCGGGGCCGGCCGTCGTCGCCTATTGGCTCGGCGGGGGCCATTCGGCGGCGCAGGTGCGCGCCAACCTGTTCGGCTTCTTCGCCCTGGCGACGCTGGCGAGCGGCACCGCCTATGCGTGGACCGGCCTGTTCACGCTCGAGGTCGGCCGGCTGTCGCTGATCCTCGGCCCGCTTTATGCGATCGGCCTGTTCGCCGGGGCCTGGGCCTTCCGCGGCGCTTCCGACGCGCATTACCGCAAGGCGGCCTATACGGTCATCGCGCTCGCCGCGCTGGCCAGCCTGCCGCTGTTCGACGGGCTGCTGCGACCCTGA
- a CDS encoding GlxA family transcriptional regulator, giving the protein MAASASLASLTRIGFLTLPNHSMIACANALEALRMANYASETELYSWRVVTLDGAPVPASNGLSLTPTVSLADAGPLDLLMVCGGIDVRHSVAPGLEDALRRLARRGTALGALCTGSFVLADAGLLDFYRCAIHWENLPAIREEFPEIDFVEDAYVIDRDRLTCTGGVAPLEMMLELIAAQGGKALADKVSEQFILDRAARAPGARREARPRRQLADPTLARAVRLMEGAIERPLAIAALAERLDVSARQLERLFRRHLGASPAAYQLGLRLERARELLRLSPLPVTDVGLACGFQSAAHFSTAYARRFGRSPREERRTA; this is encoded by the coding sequence ATGGCCGCCAGTGCCAGCCTCGCCAGCCTGACCCGGATCGGCTTCCTCACCTTGCCGAACCACTCGATGATCGCCTGCGCCAATGCGCTGGAGGCGCTGCGCATGGCGAATTATGCTTCCGAGACCGAGCTTTATTCCTGGCGGGTGGTGACGCTCGACGGCGCGCCGGTGCCGGCGAGCAACGGCCTCAGCCTGACGCCCACCGTCTCGCTCGCCGACGCCGGCCCGCTCGATCTGCTCATGGTCTGCGGCGGCATCGATGTGCGCCATTCCGTTGCACCCGGGCTGGAGGATGCGCTGCGCCGGCTCGCCCGGCGTGGCACCGCGCTCGGCGCGCTCTGCACCGGCAGCTTCGTATTGGCCGATGCCGGGCTGCTGGATTTCTATCGCTGCGCCATCCATTGGGAGAACCTGCCGGCGATCCGCGAGGAGTTTCCGGAGATCGACTTCGTCGAGGACGCCTATGTCATCGATCGCGACCGGTTAACCTGCACCGGCGGCGTGGCGCCGCTGGAGATGATGCTGGAACTGATCGCGGCGCAGGGTGGCAAGGCGCTGGCTGACAAGGTGTCTGAGCAGTTCATCCTAGACCGCGCGGCCCGCGCGCCGGGCGCGAGGCGTGAGGCGCGTCCGCGGCGCCAGCTCGCCGATCCGACCCTTGCCCGCGCGGTGCGGCTGATGGAAGGGGCAATCGAGCGGCCCTTGGCCATCGCCGCATTGGCCGAGAGGCTCGACGTCTCGGCGCGGCAATTGGAGCGGCTGTTCCGCCGCCATCTCGGCGCCAGCCCGGCGGCCTATCAGCTCGGGCTGCGGCTGGAGCGGGCCCGCGAATTGCTGCGCCTCTCGCCCCTGCCGGTCACCGATGTCGGGCTCGCCTGCGGCTTCCAGTCGGCCGCGCATTTCTCCACGGCCTATGCCCGCCGCTTCGGCCGTTCGCCACGCGAAGAACGCCGCACCGCCTGA
- a CDS encoding NADH:flavin oxidoreductase, giving the protein MIANAEALLKPLTIKGLTIRNRVMSTSHAPGYGKDGKPQERYQLYHEEKAKGGIGLTMFGGSSSVAIDSPAAPWAQISVADDSVVPHFQRFAERVHAHGAKLMIQLTHMGRRTKWDTENWFPTISSSARREPASRTVPRAMDKNDIRRVVKAFADAARRCKQGGLDGCEISAAHGHLVDQFWSPSVNERTDEYGGSLENRMRFGREVLEAMREAAGDDYVIGMRMSGDEMIADGLSHEDCVAIAAGYARAGLVDFLNILGGQARDHIGHAVSVPNMSFPVAPFLYLPSAIKREVEVPIFHAQRVTDLATGARAVVEGHVDMIAMTRAHIADPHLVKKLSEGREDDIRQCVGAGYCIDRIYVGGDALCIQNAATGREATMPHVIPKADVARKVVVVGAGPGGLEAARVCAERGHKVVLFEKSDRAGGQINIAAKATWREALSGIPRWLFTQVQKKGVDIRLSTEATPERVLAEAPDVVIMATGGLPNPGHARGHEHVVSTWDVLTGKVEPTGTVLLYDEIGGHNAASTAEVLAKKGCLVEVVTHDLMVAEEVGTTNQPIHLRELYKLGVVMTPNMELIEIYPEGNRLIAALRNTMTDAEEERVVDRVVVDYGTLPVEGLFEELRGRSVNDGEADLDALVHGRPQRWTGQEGFALYRVGDAWTGRNIHAAIYDSLRLCKDL; this is encoded by the coding sequence ATGATCGCCAATGCCGAGGCACTGCTCAAACCCCTGACCATCAAGGGCCTGACCATCCGCAACCGGGTGATGAGCACCAGCCATGCGCCGGGCTATGGCAAGGACGGCAAGCCGCAGGAGCGCTACCAGCTCTATCATGAGGAGAAAGCCAAGGGCGGCATCGGGCTGACCATGTTCGGCGGCTCCTCCTCGGTGGCCATCGACAGCCCGGCGGCGCCCTGGGCGCAGATCTCGGTCGCCGACGACAGCGTGGTCCCGCATTTCCAGCGCTTCGCCGAGCGGGTCCACGCGCACGGCGCCAAGCTGATGATCCAGCTCACCCATATGGGCCGGCGCACCAAATGGGATACCGAGAACTGGTTTCCCACCATCTCGTCTTCCGCGCGGCGCGAGCCGGCCTCGCGCACCGTTCCGCGCGCCATGGACAAGAACGACATCCGCCGCGTGGTGAAGGCGTTCGCCGATGCGGCGCGGCGCTGCAAGCAAGGCGGGCTCGACGGCTGCGAGATCTCCGCGGCGCACGGCCATCTCGTCGACCAGTTCTGGTCGCCGAGCGTGAATGAGCGCACCGACGAGTATGGCGGCTCGCTCGAGAACCGCATGCGCTTCGGCAGGGAAGTGCTGGAGGCGATGCGCGAGGCGGCGGGCGACGACTATGTCATCGGCATGCGCATGTCGGGCGACGAAATGATCGCCGATGGGCTCTCCCACGAGGATTGCGTCGCTATCGCCGCGGGATATGCGCGGGCTGGGCTGGTCGATTTCCTCAACATTCTGGGCGGGCAGGCGCGCGATCATATCGGCCACGCCGTCTCGGTGCCGAACATGTCGTTCCCGGTGGCGCCGTTCCTGTACCTGCCGAGCGCGATCAAGCGCGAGGTGGAGGTGCCGATCTTCCACGCCCAGCGTGTCACCGACCTCGCCACCGGCGCCCGCGCCGTTGTCGAGGGCCATGTCGACATGATCGCGATGACGCGGGCCCATATCGCCGATCCACATCTCGTCAAGAAGCTCTCCGAGGGGCGCGAGGACGACATCCGGCAATGCGTCGGGGCCGGCTATTGCATCGACCGCATCTATGTCGGCGGCGACGCGCTGTGCATCCAGAATGCGGCGACCGGGCGCGAGGCGACCATGCCTCATGTCATCCCGAAGGCCGACGTCGCCCGCAAGGTGGTGGTAGTCGGCGCCGGTCCCGGCGGGCTGGAAGCGGCGCGGGTATGCGCCGAGCGCGGCCACAAGGTGGTGTTGTTCGAGAAGTCGGATCGCGCCGGCGGCCAGATCAACATCGCGGCGAAGGCGACATGGCGCGAGGCGCTGTCCGGCATTCCGCGCTGGCTGTTCACGCAGGTCCAGAAGAAGGGCGTCGATATCCGCCTCTCCACCGAGGCGACGCCGGAGCGCGTGCTGGCAGAAGCCCCCGACGTCGTCATCATGGCCACCGGCGGCCTGCCCAATCCCGGCCACGCCAGGGGCCACGAGCACGTGGTCTCGACCTGGGACGTGCTGACCGGCAAGGTCGAGCCGACCGGCACGGTGCTGCTCTATGACGAGATCGGCGGCCACAACGCCGCCTCCACCGCCGAGGTGCTGGCGAAGAAGGGCTGCCTCGTTGAGGTGGTGACGCACGACCTCATGGTTGCCGAGGAGGTCGGCACCACCAACCAGCCGATCCATCTGCGCGAGCTCTACAAGCTCGGCGTGGTGATGACGCCGAACATGGAGCTGATCGAGATCTATCCGGAGGGCAACCGTTTGATCGCGGCGCTGCGCAACACCATGACCGACGCCGAGGAGGAGCGGGTGGTCGACCGCGTCGTGGTCGATTACGGCACGCTGCCGGTGGAAGGCCTGTTCGAGGAGTTGCGTGGCCGCTCGGTGAATGATGGCGAAGCCGATCTTGACGCGCTGGTCCATGGCCGCCCGCAGCGCTGGACCGGGCAGGAGGGCTTCGCGCTCTATCGCGTCGGCGACGCCTGGACCGGCCGCAACATCCACGCCGCGATCTATGATTCACTAAGGCTGTGCAAGGATTTGTGA
- a CDS encoding aromatic ring-hydroxylating dioxygenase subunit alpha, whose product MLDTTDTPLQSLLRRRKPGYSLEAPFYTSPEVFKADLDIIFHRHWIFVGVEPDVPEPGDAMSFEIGGTSVFVVRDDDMGLRAFHNVCRHRGAPLIHDYKTTIGNIVCRYHSWTYGLDGKLLFAEHMGADFDPSCHGLKPVHVRSLEGLIFICLSDDPPADFDVMAAKMAPYLAPHDLRNAKVAFEKDIIEPGNWKLTMENNRECYHCAGNHPELTVPLFAYGFGFAPEELGEHERAEADEYAKLVTTSHREWESCGFPSEMVEHLDDMVTGYRTERLPLAGDGESHTGDTKAACAKLLGTINDPKHGALHFWTQPNSWHHFMSDHAVVFSVLPLDAERSLLRTKWLVHKDAVEGVDYDVANLTAVWEATNDQDSELVGYCQHGARSPAYEPGPYSPHTEMLVEKFCNWYVGRMAEHLGR is encoded by the coding sequence ATGCTCGACACCACCGATACCCCGTTGCAGTCGCTGCTTCGCCGCCGCAAGCCGGGCTACAGCCTGGAGGCGCCGTTCTATACCAGCCCGGAGGTCTTCAAGGCCGACCTCGACATCATCTTCCACCGCCACTGGATCTTCGTCGGCGTCGAGCCCGACGTGCCGGAGCCGGGCGATGCGATGAGCTTCGAGATCGGCGGCACCTCGGTGTTCGTGGTGCGCGACGACGACATGGGCCTGCGCGCCTTTCACAATGTCTGCCGCCACCGCGGCGCGCCGCTGATCCATGACTACAAGACCACGATCGGCAATATCGTCTGCCGCTATCACTCCTGGACCTACGGCCTCGATGGCAAGCTGCTGTTCGCCGAGCATATGGGCGCGGATTTCGATCCCTCCTGCCATGGCCTGAAACCGGTGCATGTGCGCTCGCTGGAAGGGCTGATCTTCATCTGCCTGTCCGACGACCCGCCGGCCGACTTCGACGTGATGGCGGCGAAGATGGCGCCCTATCTCGCGCCGCACGATCTGCGCAACGCCAAGGTGGCGTTCGAGAAGGACATCATCGAGCCGGGCAACTGGAAGCTGACGATGGAGAACAACCGCGAGTGCTATCACTGCGCGGGCAACCATCCCGAGCTCACCGTACCGCTGTTCGCCTATGGCTTCGGCTTCGCGCCGGAAGAACTCGGCGAGCACGAGCGGGCCGAGGCGGATGAATATGCCAAGCTCGTCACCACCAGCCACCGCGAATGGGAGAGCTGCGGCTTCCCGTCGGAAATGGTGGAGCACCTCGACGACATGGTGACCGGGTATCGTACCGAGCGCCTGCCGCTCGCCGGCGACGGCGAGAGCCACACCGGCGACACCAAGGCGGCATGCGCGAAGCTGCTCGGCACCATCAACGACCCCAAGCACGGCGCGTTGCATTTCTGGACCCAGCCGAATTCCTGGCACCATTTCATGTCCGACCACGCCGTGGTGTTCTCGGTGCTGCCGCTCGATGCCGAGCGCTCGCTGCTGCGCACCAAGTGGCTGGTGCACAAGGATGCGGTGGAAGGCGTCGATTACGATGTCGCCAACCTCACCGCGGTGTGGGAAGCCACCAACGATCAGGATTCCGAACTGGTCGGCTATTGCCAGCACGGCGCGCGCAGCCCGGCCTATGAGCCCGGCCCCTATTCGCCGCACACCGAGATGCTCGTCGAGAAGTTCTGCAACTGGTATGTCGGCCGCATGGCCGAGCATCTCGGGCGCTGA
- a CDS encoding GlxA family transcriptional regulator translates to MNEQRPAQFRGSGATPAAAPALNVGFILTDNFTLSPFSLFVDHLRLAADEGDRSRPILARWQIMASKADPIRASCGVTVSATGPLSDPSAFNYIVVVGGLLHTGPQLDAETVAYLKKAAKLGVPLVGLCTGSFVLARAGLMTGRRCCVSWYHYQDFLEEFPHHTPVADRLYVIDGDRITCAGGGGAADLAAALVEKHIGRSVAQKSRHVLLLDRVRPGTDAQPHPPIADLVADDRVRRALLMMEQHMADPLPIADIARRLQLSTRQIERLFQTVMGQRPAEFYRRLRLRYARFLLDTTVRSVTDIALEAGFSDCAHFSRQFKAMHGFTPSDARAHGPGPAAQSMAAQRLFE, encoded by the coding sequence ATGAACGAGCAGCGACCCGCCCAGTTCCGCGGCTCCGGCGCCACTCCCGCCGCCGCGCCGGCGCTGAATGTCGGCTTCATCCTGACCGACAATTTCACCCTGTCGCCATTCTCGCTGTTCGTCGACCATCTGCGCCTTGCCGCCGATGAGGGCGATCGCTCGCGGCCGATCCTTGCCCGCTGGCAGATCATGGCGTCGAAGGCGGACCCGATCCGAGCCAGCTGCGGCGTCACCGTCTCGGCCACCGGGCCCTTGAGCGATCCGAGTGCGTTCAACTACATCGTCGTGGTCGGCGGTCTACTGCATACCGGGCCGCAACTCGACGCCGAGACCGTCGCCTATCTCAAGAAAGCGGCGAAGCTCGGCGTGCCGCTGGTCGGGCTGTGCACCGGCAGCTTCGTGCTGGCCCGCGCCGGATTGATGACCGGCCGGCGCTGCTGCGTCAGCTGGTACCATTATCAGGATTTCCTCGAGGAGTTCCCGCACCATACCCCGGTTGCCGACCGGCTCTATGTGATCGACGGCGACCGCATCACCTGCGCCGGTGGCGGCGGGGCGGCGGATCTTGCGGCGGCGCTGGTGGAGAAGCACATCGGCCGCTCGGTGGCGCAGAAGAGCCGGCATGTGCTGCTGCTCGACCGCGTGCGCCCCGGCACCGATGCGCAGCCGCATCCGCCGATCGCCGATCTCGTCGCCGACGACCGGGTGCGCCGCGCGCTGCTCATGATGGAGCAGCATATGGCCGATCCGCTGCCGATCGCCGATATCGCCCGGCGGCTGCAGCTCTCGACCCGGCAGATCGAGCGGCTGTTCCAGACGGTGATGGGCCAGCGGCCGGCGGAATTCTACCGGCGGCTGCGCCTGCGCTATGCGCGCTTCCTGCTCGACACCACGGTGCGTTCGGTGACCGACATCGCGCTGGAGGCCGGCTTCTCCGACTGCGCGCATTTCTCGCGGCAGTTCAAGGCGATGCACGGCTTCACGCCGTCGGACGCGCGCGCCCACGGCCCCGGCCCGGCGGCGCAGAGCATGGCGGCGCAACGCCTGTTCGAGTGA
- a CDS encoding YebC/PmpR family DNA-binding transcriptional regulator codes for MAGHSQFKNIMHRKGKQDAVRSKLFSKLAREITVSAKLGLPDPNMNPRLRAAILAARAENMPKDNIDRAVKKAAGGDAENYDEIRYEGYGPGGVAVIVEALTDNRNRTASEVRSYFTKSGGNLAETGAVSFMFDRVGVIEFDAAKASADDMLEAAIEAGADDVTSSEDGHSVQTTIENLHEVAQALEAKFGEPKKSGLVWRPQNTIAVDDETAEKLLRLVETLEDNDDVQNVYANFEISESLMAKLSA; via the coding sequence ATGGCCGGGCATTCGCAGTTCAAGAACATCATGCACCGCAAGGGCAAGCAGGATGCGGTGCGCTCCAAGCTGTTCTCCAAGCTGGCGCGTGAAATTACCGTCTCCGCCAAGCTCGGCCTGCCCGACCCGAACATGAACCCGCGCTTGCGCGCCGCTATCCTCGCCGCGCGCGCCGAGAACATGCCGAAGGACAATATCGACCGCGCCGTCAAGAAGGCGGCTGGCGGCGACGCCGAGAATTATGACGAGATCCGTTATGAGGGCTACGGCCCCGGCGGCGTCGCGGTGATCGTCGAGGCGCTGACCGACAACCGCAACCGCACCGCCTCCGAAGTGCGCTCCTATTTCACCAAGTCCGGCGGCAATCTTGCGGAAACCGGCGCGGTGTCCTTCATGTTCGACCGCGTCGGCGTCATCGAGTTCGACGCGGCCAAGGCCTCCGCGGACGACATGCTGGAAGCCGCCATCGAGGCCGGCGCCGACGATGTCACCTCCTCGGAGGACGGCCACAGCGTGCAGACCACCATCGAGAACCTCCACGAGGTGGCGCAGGCGCTGGAAGCCAAGTTCGGCGAGCCGAAGAAGTCCGGTCTGGTCTGGCGTCCGCAGAACACCATCGCGGTCGATGACGAGACCGCCGAGAAGCTGCTTCGCCTGGTCGAGACGCTGGAAGACAATGACGACGTGCAGAACGTCTATGCGAATTTCGAGATCTCGGAATCGCTGATGGCGAAGCTGAGTGCGTGA
- a CDS encoding hybrid-cluster NAD(P)-dependent oxidoreductase: MDASTRMMDVAARRLGSALPAWNPDTDDVLVVQAVREETHDVKTFVLAPKNPTAFHYEPGQFLTLDLEIAGEAINRCYTISSAPTRPHAISITVKRVPGGPVSNFLHDTLKPGSELRAVGPMGDFTCFRHAAGKYLFLSGGSGITPLMSMARTFHDLAIPRDIVFVHAARSPADIIFRDELELMARNQNGAFKFAPVCEGDAPREPWHGLKGRLSLQMLKLTAPDFMEREIFVCGPSPFMAAVRTMLGEAGFDMARHHEESFNFEELAAAEPEVALEVAAAELAEAAKQAEAPAPMGEAPVAAPVTTYQVTFAKTGRTIEVPSDKFVLDMARRAGVRLPSSCSKGLCGTCKSKLNSGTVDMKHQGGIRQREIDAGMVLLCCSKPTSDLVVDR, encoded by the coding sequence ATGGACGCCAGCACCCGCATGATGGACGTCGCCGCCCGCCGGCTCGGATCCGCGCTTCCCGCCTGGAATCCGGACACCGACGATGTCCTCGTGGTGCAGGCGGTGCGCGAGGAGACGCACGACGTCAAGACCTTCGTGCTGGCACCCAAGAACCCGACCGCCTTCCACTATGAGCCCGGCCAGTTCCTGACGCTCGACCTCGAGATCGCGGGCGAGGCGATCAATCGCTGCTACACCATCTCCTCGGCGCCGACGCGCCCGCACGCCATCTCCATCACCGTGAAGCGGGTACCGGGCGGGCCGGTGTCGAACTTCCTGCACGACACGCTGAAGCCCGGTTCCGAACTGCGCGCCGTCGGGCCGATGGGCGACTTCACCTGCTTCCGCCATGCGGCGGGCAAGTATCTGTTCCTGTCCGGCGGCAGCGGCATCACGCCGTTGATGTCGATGGCCCGGACCTTCCACGACCTCGCCATTCCGCGCGATATCGTGTTCGTCCATGCCGCCCGCTCGCCGGCCGACATCATCTTCCGCGACGAACTGGAACTGATGGCGCGCAACCAGAACGGCGCCTTCAAGTTCGCGCCGGTGTGCGAGGGCGATGCGCCGCGCGAGCCATGGCACGGGCTGAAGGGCCGGCTGTCGCTGCAGATGCTGAAGCTGACGGCACCCGATTTCATGGAGCGTGAGATCTTCGTCTGCGGGCCGTCGCCCTTCATGGCGGCGGTGCGGACCATGCTCGGCGAGGCCGGCTTCGACATGGCCCGCCACCATGAAGAGAGCTTCAATTTCGAGGAGCTGGCGGCGGCCGAGCCCGAAGTGGCGCTGGAAGTCGCCGCCGCCGAACTGGCGGAAGCCGCGAAGCAGGCGGAGGCGCCGGCGCCGATGGGCGAGGCGCCTGTCGCCGCGCCGGTCACGACCTATCAGGTGACCTTCGCCAAGACCGGGCGGACCATCGAGGTGCCCTCCGACAAGTTCGTGCTCGACATGGCGCGTCGCGCCGGGGTGCGGCTGCCCTCGTCGTGTTCCAAGGGGCTGTGCGGCACCTGCAAGTCGAAGCTCAATTCCGGCACGGTCGACATGAAGCACCAGGGCGGCATCCGCCAGCGCGAGATCGACGCCGGCATGGTGCTGCTGTGCTGTTCGAAGCCGACGAGTGACCTTGTGGTGGATCGGTAA
- a CDS encoding SulP family inorganic anion transporter yields MTALSHPAGPAGPSFAELYTPKLVTVLREGYGLAGLRADVLAGLTVAIVALPLSMAIAMASGATPERGLYTAIVGGFVVSLLGGSRFQIGGPAGAFIVLVALTIERHGIEGMLLATFLAGAILTVVGLLRLGTYVKFIPYPVTVGFTAGIATIIFSSQIKDLLGLTLSVKEPAEIIPKLEVLTHALPTLNVAALGLSVLTIGIIVGVKRLAPGWPNLLIAVAAASLAAALFGLPVATIGTQFGGIPSSLPAPALPDFSPDKVFAVLPDAAAFALLGAIESLLSAVVADGMTGRRHRSNCELVAQGVANMASALFGGICVTGAIARTATNIRAGARGPIAGMLHSGFLLLFMLVAAPLASYIPLAALAGLLAVVAWNMAEKTAIATLLRSGWGDALVLLSTLLLTIFRDLTEGIVVGFTLGTLLFLHRMSLAVGVEHAHIDVPLAAEDVADETNGYAATTPQVDPDTVVYRLSGAFFFGAASTVGTVLDNIAQLPKRFVLDFEAVPFLDSTAAAMLETFAHKMRRAGVKVVLTGTTPAIRRVLWNQGLRPPLVRFKSRVRDALPARV; encoded by the coding sequence ATGACTGCTCTCTCTCATCCGGCCGGTCCGGCCGGTCCGAGTTTTGCCGAGCTCTACACGCCAAAGCTGGTGACGGTACTGCGCGAAGGCTATGGCCTCGCCGGCCTGCGCGCCGACGTCCTCGCCGGGCTGACCGTCGCCATCGTCGCGCTGCCGCTCTCCATGGCCATCGCCATGGCCTCCGGCGCCACGCCCGAACGCGGCCTCTACACCGCAATCGTCGGCGGCTTCGTGGTCTCCCTGCTCGGCGGCAGCCGCTTCCAGATCGGCGGGCCGGCAGGGGCTTTCATCGTGCTGGTGGCGCTCACCATCGAGCGCCACGGCATCGAAGGCATGCTGCTCGCCACCTTCCTTGCCGGGGCCATCCTCACCGTGGTCGGCCTGCTGCGGCTCGGCACCTATGTGAAGTTCATCCCCTATCCGGTCACGGTGGGCTTCACCGCCGGCATCGCCACCATCATCTTCTCCAGCCAGATCAAGGACCTGCTCGGCCTGACGCTCAGCGTGAAGGAGCCGGCGGAGATCATCCCCAAGCTCGAAGTGCTGACCCATGCGCTGCCGACCTTGAACGTCGCCGCGCTCGGCCTCTCGGTACTCACCATCGGCATCATTGTCGGCGTCAAGCGTCTCGCGCCGGGCTGGCCGAACCTGCTGATAGCGGTGGCGGCGGCCAGCCTTGCCGCGGCGCTGTTCGGCCTGCCGGTCGCCACCATCGGCACCCAGTTCGGCGGCATCCCCTCCAGCCTGCCGGCGCCGGCGCTGCCGGACTTCTCGCCCGACAAGGTGTTCGCGGTGCTGCCGGATGCCGCCGCCTTCGCACTGCTCGGCGCCATTGAATCGCTGCTCTCCGCGGTGGTCGCCGACGGCATGACGGGGCGGCGCCACCGCTCCAATTGCGAACTGGTGGCGCAAGGCGTCGCCAACATGGCCTCGGCGCTGTTCGGCGGCATCTGCGTCACCGGCGCCATCGCCCGCACCGCCACCAATATCCGCGCCGGCGCCCGCGGGCCGATCGCCGGCATGCTGCACTCCGGCTTCCTGCTGCTGTTCATGCTGGTGGCGGCACCGCTCGCCAGCTACATCCCGCTCGCCGCGCTGGCCGGCCTGCTGGCGGTGGTGGCCTGGAACATGGCGGAGAAGACCGCCATCGCCACCCTGCTGCGCTCCGGCTGGGGCGACGCGCTGGTGCTGCTGTCGACGCTGCTGCTCACCATTTTCCGCGACCTCACCGAGGGCATCGTGGTCGGCTTCACGCTCGGCACGCTGCTGTTCCTGCACCGCATGTCGCTGGCGGTCGGCGTCGAGCACGCGCACATCGACGTGCCGCTCGCCGCCGAGGATGTCGCCGACGAGACCAATGGCTACGCCGCGACCACGCCGCAGGTCGATCCCGACACTGTGGTCTATCGGCTTTCCGGCGCCTTCTTCTTCGGCGCCGCGTCCACTGTCGGCACCGTGCTGGACAACATCGCGCAATTGCCGAAGCGCTTCGTGCTGGATTTCGAGGCGGTGCCGTTCCTCGATTCTACCGCCGCTGCGATGCTGGAGACCTTCGCCCACAAGATGCGCCGCGCCGGGGTCAAGGTGGTGCTCACCGGCACCACGCCCGCGATCCGCCGCGTGCTGTGGAACCAAGGCCTGCGCCCGCCGCTGGTACGCTTCAAATCGCGCGTGCGCGACGCATTGCCCGCTCGGGTGTGA